One Candidatus Poribacteria bacterium genomic window, GAAAAGCAGTGGCGGCAATACGAGGAGGAGGCCAAGACCTGGCAGGAGAGAGCAAAGCTGGCGCTCCAGAAGGGAAACGAGGAATTAGCCAGGCAGGCGCTTGAGAGGAAGAATCAGGCGCGCGAGCTGGCCGATGAGTTTAAGATCCAACTGGATAAACAGGCAACTGCGGTCCAACAGCTCAAGGAGTCGCTCAGGGACCTGGAGATGAAGGTGGAGCAGGCGAGGAGAAAGAAAAACCTCCTCATCGCCCGGCAGAAGAGGGCCGAGGCTCAGAAAAGGATACATGACACCATCGCCGGGATGAAAGAGGGATCGGCCTTCGAGGCCTTCGAGAGGATGAGCCAGAAGGTGGATGAGATAGAGGCTCAAGCGGAAGCCGCCGAGGAACTAGCCGCCGAGAGAGAGGATAAAGACCTGGAGAAGAAGTTCAGAGAACTGACCGCCTCAAGCGTCGATGAGGAGCTGGAAAAGCTGAAGGCGGAGCTACAAGGGGGAAAACCGGCCGATCCGGTGGAGGCTGAGTTGCAGGAGCTTAAAAGCGAGGTGGAAAAGGGATAACTCATGCCGTAAACCGCACACCTCGGTGCCTTTTCGCCCTGTGTCTTTCGCCCAAACACAGCGTGAGGGCAAAGGCACAGGACATAAGACTCATCACCCCCAGGTTCATCCACCTCGTCGGTGAAAGGAGCGTCAGATCGGCGAGAGGTGAAAGAACCCTGAGTAACCTCCCGATCCTTCCGCCTGCGAGATAGTGACCGAAGGTGAGAAGGGCGATTAGCGGATAGATCCAGACGGAGAATTTATCCAGGCAGGCTCCGAGGAGCGTGAAAGCCAAGACGGAGATTAAGATGCTGATCGCACTCGATGCCATCCCCTGTGGATCGATCCCTCCGATTCCCAACCATAACGCCGTGATATGGGGCGCTGAAAGTAGGAACATGAAAAGACCGAGGCTCAGGGTGAACATAATCCCGGCGCGCAAATCACCGGGTTCGATGAAGACATGAGAGATAAGCGGAGGGAGGAGCCATAACATGATAAGCATGGAAGCGGCGAAAAACTCATAGCCGATTCGCTTGGGCGAATCCGCTTCCCCTCCCGTCTCGAACTCCCAGAGGAGGCCGAGGATCAAGGTGAGGGAAAGCAAAATCACATAGGCTAGGGCGATCCGAATCACCTGGGATGAGTATGCCATCCAGATCGCCCTGAAGACGGCAAGATTCATCATCAGAACTTCAATCTTATCCTACCGCTGTAGATCGAGGACGCGTTCTGACTGCGCAACACCTCAAAGAGATCGCCTGATACGTCGTAATACCGCCTTGTATAGTTCCTACTGGTCTGTCCCGGATTAAGCCGGATGTATTCCAGATTGAGATTGAGGTTGCGCAGTATGTCCCAATCTATTCCGAGCAGGTAACTGTTAGCCTCGCTCTCCACCTCCGATTTCTGCCTGTTGACGTCCTTGAACTCGGCATCCATCCCTCCTTTGGACGATCCCATGATATGCTGGAGATAGAGGTTCAGCTCCCTGTATCTGTACGGATTCGGGTTTAAAACCCATTGCAGGTTCGTTCCGAAGAAGTTATCCAGCCCGTGGGCATCCGTCGTATAGCTATCCTCGAGCCTGGAGGGCGTGATATAACGGGTGTCCTGCTCGCTGTATCTGAGGATATCCCTCAGCGAGAGATTAAGCCTGGGGGAGATATCGTATCTCATGAAAAGGTCCTGATCTGCTCCGAATATGTTGTAGGTGTCGTCCAGATCCGGTTTCTGGTTGAGGTCCTCATAATCCTCGATGTATTTCTGCTGTGAGTTGCTTCCGCCCAGAGTCAACAGGCCATCCAGGTTCTCCGCCTTCAGTGTGAAACCCTCGATCTCGTATCTCCTGAGCACGTGATCGCTCCTATCAAGCAGGTAGATGTTGCCAAAGGGATCGATGGCGGCGAATTCCAGGTCATGCAATTTCTCGCTCCGTTTGTCTATTCTGTAGATCACCTCATCCTTCACCTTTCCCTCCGGGGTGAAGCGCTGGATACGTTCGATGAGGTTATAGGCGATGGCTTTCCTGGCGAGTTGTTCCTCTTGTTTTCGCTCCTTTTCCTTCTCTTTCCCCTCCCCCTCGGCCTGATCCACCAGCATCGGCTCCTGATCGGGCATCATGCTTCCCTCGTTGAGGAGAGATCTGAGCGTTTCGGTTCTCGAAACGTAGTCATAGTTGCTATCGCCCTGGAAGATGATGCTTTGTATCAGAACGGAAAGCAGATCCTTTCTGCTCATGATCAGCCGTTTCCATCTGGCTGAATCCTTGACGAGGATCTCCCCGTTTGAAGCGATGGCGAGATAGGACGGATCGATCATCTCCCCTTTGCCAAGCCCCTTGTGTCCAAAGGCGCTGAGGAATTTCCCGTCGCCGGAGAACCGTATCATCCTATGATTCCCTCTATCGGCCACGACCACCTCCCCGTCGGGAGATATCGCTATATCGGCCGGATCGTCCATCTCGCCGTCTCCCCCGCCATACCTGCCGAACTCGAGGAGCTTTTCGCCCGAAGGGCTGAACTTATATATCCTTGAGTTTGGGGGGTCAAGCACGAACAGATCGCCCTTCCTATCCGCCGCTATCAGAACTTTACGATCGTATCCTTCAGGCTGGACCCCCAGAGCATATCTTCCCTTTTCGTCGATAATGACCCTTGCAGGCAGAACTTGATTCGGCCTGCCCTTCAGCTTATCGATGAAGATCTTATCCAGCAATTTCCCTTTGGGCGAGAACTTCAAAATACAGGGGCTGAATAGATAAACGGGAGG contains:
- a CDS encoding PspA/IM30 family protein; the encoded protein is MGILDRAKRIFKANINAALSKAEDPEKMLAQIVSDMQEQIIKVRQQVAAAIADQKKLEKQWRQYEEEAKTWQERAKLALQKGNEELARQALERKNQARELADEFKIQLDKQATAVQQLKESLRDLEMKVEQARRKKNLLIARQKRAEAQKRIHDTIAGMKEGSAFEAFERMSQKVDEIEAQAEAAEELAAEREDKDLEKKFRELTASSVDEELEKLKAELQGGKPADPVEAELQELKSEVEKG